The genomic interval GCGCCAACGGTAAAAAGCCCTAAGTAAGTAAGTAACGGATAAGTTACGTAGTCACTTTTTACAAACCAAAAGATAGCCCCAGGCATCAACACCGCCATGATACCAACAAGAACGAGAGCGCCGGTGATTGTGTTCTTCCTGTTCTGAACGTCAATCATGCCTCTGAACCTTTTAAGATAATCATTGTTATTCATACCCGCCTCCAGACGAAAGAGGGGGCTTAAGCCCCCTTTATCCTTACTTACCTTTAATTTCCGCTTCTATCTCTTTTTGCAGGGCAATGATTGCCTCGTACTGATCTTTGGTGAGATTAAGCTGATAACCACTATCAGTTTCAACGGCCTCGAACCCAAAAATGAGATTCACAAGGCTGTCAGAGATTGATTTTGTGATGCTTTTCTTTGACTTGGTAGCCCCTTTATCAGTGCCACCTTTTGGTAAATCTGTACCTGATTCACCACCACTGCTAGCCGCTGGAGCAGCATTCGTAACGTCCTGAACGTTGTTATCGGGTGAATTTTGGTCGTTTTCCTTTGGTAAAACTGTACCTGATTCACCATTATCATCATTTGGTAAATCTGTACCTGATACATTTTCTGGCGCATCGGGTTTCTTGCGGCGCGTTTCTTCATAAAGGGTTTGTGCTGCCGTGAAAGACAACTCACCACTTTGTACTTTAGCAAGCAGATCCGAAGGCCATTTTCTTACTGCTGTGAGGTACTTATAAACATGCGGTACAGATTTACCAGCACGTTCCGCGATCTCCTGAACGGACAGCCCTTTATCGGTGTTATAGCGTTCGTACAGCACGGCCATTTCAATCGGGGTATGGTTACGCGCGGAGTTAGAGGTAAGCTGATCATCATCTTCAACAACATCAACATACTCAATATCCACACCAAAAAGCTCTTTAGCCAGGGCGATAGCACGGTAACGGTGTTCACCGTTATTTACCCAAATTTTTCCGTCCTCCACGATTACTGAGAGAGCTGGTACTTTGATGTTGTGCGCATAGCTGTAAGCAAGCCCCTTGATGTAATCCTTAACTTCCTCGCTGTTCCAGTATTCATCCTGTGAAAGATAAATGCCGCGCACGTTATGACCAGGCTTAATGTTAAGTTCGGAATAAAGCACTTTGTAACTATCTGCGCGCTTGATAACGCCTTTTTCAGCAACGCTGCGTAATTTGCTCAAGCTATCAATATTGGTAGTAGCCATTTTCAACCCCTTCATTAAGTAACCGTGTGATTGTCTAACTGCTTTCTATACATACTATTATAGTGCCATATGGCACTTTTGCAACTACTATTTATATTAAATATAAAAAAACCTGCCGAAGCAGGTCAGGGGGCGGGTTAGCTGAAACATTCAGCTATCTGCGGTTTCATGTCCTGAGCCACGAACGCCAGAACTGAGCGAAGATGTTTTTCATCACGGATAAAGGCGGGGATTTCCTCACGGGTTGCATCACTGAGCCAGATGTTGCCTTTATAAGAAAAAGATCCATCGTCATTAGCAAACAGGCTAAACATTGGTTCGCTGCTGTCATCATCAACGCATACCCAAATAAATGGTTGTTTATTTTCATCGCAAAAATCAGAGTCTAAAATTAACTGGCGAGCTTTAGCGTAATTCTGAGTTGTTTTAGTAACGATATTCATAAAATCACCTTTGCTATTCATGTTTACCTGAGAACAAAGTAATTATAGTGCC from Mixta hanseatica carries:
- a CDS encoding ParB/RepB/Spo0J family partition protein; translation: MATTNIDSLSKLRSVAEKGVIKRADSYKVLYSELNIKPGHNVRGIYLSQDEYWNSEEVKDYIKGLAYSYAHNIKVPALSVIVEDGKIWVNNGEHRYRAIALAKELFGVDIEYVDVVEDDDQLTSNSARNHTPIEMAVLYERYNTDKGLSVQEIAERAGKSVPHVYKYLTAVRKWPSDLLAKVQSGELSFTAAQTLYEETRRKKPDAPENVSGTDLPNDDNGESGTVLPKENDQNSPDNNVQDVTNAAPAASSGGESGTDLPKGGTDKGATKSKKSITKSISDSLVNLIFGFEAVETDSGYQLNLTKDQYEAIIALQKEIEAEIKGK